Proteins encoded within one genomic window of Streptomyces sp. NBC_00523:
- the efeU gene encoding iron uptake transporter permease EfeU, translating into MFSNFLIGLREGLEASLVVCILIAYLVKTGNRDKLLPIWIGVSIAIVVSLGFGAGLEFGSQEMTFKAQEALGGSLSIVSVGLVTWMVFWMRRTARHLKAELHGKLDAALAMGTGALVATALLAVGREGLETSLFVWRAVHAADDGWHPMIGAVLGIATAVVLGWLFYRGALKINLAKFFTWTGGMLVVVAAGVLAYGVHDLQEAEFLGGLQNRAFDISATIPPDSWYGTLLKGTFNFQPDPTVLQLTVWVLYLVPTLALFLSPVGFGRSVATDQKARKAADEKSGAGAAGDGPRGGDGAEPDGERVRDGARGAGSRTGGDEG; encoded by the coding sequence GTGTTCAGCAACTTCCTGATCGGGCTGCGTGAGGGCCTTGAGGCCAGCCTGGTCGTCTGCATCCTCATCGCGTATCTGGTGAAGACCGGCAACCGCGACAAGCTGCTGCCGATCTGGATCGGTGTGTCGATCGCGATCGTCGTCAGCCTGGGCTTCGGCGCCGGTCTGGAGTTCGGCTCGCAGGAGATGACGTTCAAGGCGCAGGAGGCGCTGGGCGGTTCGCTGTCCATCGTCTCGGTGGGCCTGGTGACGTGGATGGTGTTCTGGATGCGGCGGACCGCCCGCCACCTCAAGGCGGAGCTGCACGGCAAGCTGGACGCCGCGCTCGCCATGGGCACCGGCGCGCTCGTCGCGACCGCGCTCCTGGCGGTCGGCCGGGAGGGCCTGGAGACCTCGCTGTTCGTGTGGCGTGCGGTGCACGCGGCGGACGACGGCTGGCATCCGATGATCGGCGCGGTGCTCGGCATCGCCACGGCGGTGGTGCTGGGGTGGCTGTTCTACCGGGGCGCGCTGAAGATCAACCTGGCGAAGTTCTTCACCTGGACCGGCGGGATGCTGGTGGTCGTCGCCGCGGGTGTGCTGGCGTACGGCGTGCACGACCTCCAGGAGGCGGAGTTCCTGGGCGGTCTGCAGAACCGGGCGTTCGACATCAGCGCCACGATCCCGCCGGACAGCTGGTACGGGACGCTGCTGAAGGGCACGTTCAACTTCCAGCCGGACCCCACCGTCCTCCAACTCACCGTCTGGGTGCTGTATCTGGTCCCGACCCTCGCGCTGTTCCTGTCCCCGGTAGGGTTCGGACGGTCAGTGGCGACGGATCAGAAGGCGCGGAAAGCAGCGGATGAGAAGTCTGGGGCCGGTGCGGCGGGCGACGGGCCTCGCGGTGGCGACGGTGCTGAGCCTGACGGCGAGCGGGTGCGTGACGGTGCACGGGGAGCGGGCAGCCGTACCGGCGGCGACGAGGGCTGA
- a CDS encoding heme ABC transporter ATP-binding protein codes for MKTLRNLFAPHTRRLPVPVPAGKPSAEVTALRVRLGGRQVLDSIDLTAYAGEVLALVGPNGAGKSTLLAALAADLPAESGTVRIDGRPVTDWSAPELALRRAVLPQTAALAFPFPVEEVVRMGRAPWAGTDRADEDDPAVAEAMAATEVTGFAGRPFSALSGGERARVALARVLAQRAPLLLLDEPTAALDLRHQELVLRICRERAAAGDAVVVVLHDLGLAAAYADRAAVLHEGRIAVAGPPGEVFSGELLGRVYRQPVEVFPHPRTGVPLVVPDRAS; via the coding sequence ATGAAGACCCTCCGGAACCTGTTCGCCCCGCACACCCGGCGGCTGCCGGTGCCCGTGCCCGCCGGGAAACCGTCCGCCGAGGTGACGGCCCTGCGGGTCCGGCTCGGCGGCCGGCAAGTGCTGGACTCGATCGACCTGACGGCGTACGCGGGCGAGGTGCTGGCCCTCGTCGGCCCGAACGGGGCCGGGAAGTCCACGCTGCTCGCCGCGCTCGCCGCCGACCTGCCCGCCGAGAGCGGGACCGTGCGCATCGACGGGCGCCCGGTCACCGACTGGTCCGCACCCGAACTGGCCCTGCGCCGGGCGGTCCTGCCGCAGACCGCGGCCCTCGCCTTCCCGTTCCCGGTGGAGGAGGTCGTCCGGATGGGCCGGGCACCCTGGGCCGGGACGGACCGGGCCGACGAGGACGATCCGGCGGTCGCGGAGGCGATGGCGGCCACCGAGGTCACCGGGTTCGCCGGGCGCCCCTTCTCCGCGCTGTCGGGCGGCGAGCGGGCGCGGGTGGCGCTGGCCCGGGTCCTGGCGCAGCGGGCCCCGTTGCTGCTGCTCGACGAGCCGACGGCCGCGCTGGACCTGCGCCACCAGGAGCTGGTGCTGCGGATCTGCCGGGAGCGGGCCGCCGCCGGGGACGCGGTGGTGGTCGTCCTGCACGACCTGGGGCTCGCCGCCGCCTACGCGGACCGGGCGGCCGTGCTGCACGAGGGACGCATCGCGGTGGCGGGCCCGCCGGGCGAGGTGTTCTCCGGCGAGCTGCTGGGCCGGGTCTACCGGCAGCCGGTCGAGGTGTTCCCGCACCCGCGGACCGGGGTGCCGCTGGTGGTCCCCGACCGCGCCTCTTGA
- a CDS encoding small ribosomal subunit Rsm22 family protein, whose product MIATLPTADALRAALAGLLDGLPPKQAGQAVDRLIAHYRGTIPTDAPVLRDRSDVAAYAAYRMPATFEAVRSALGALREAAPDWAPATHTDVGGGTGAASWAVAGEWEGHRTTVLDWAEPALALGRELAAASGASALRTADWRRARIGEDLDLAPADLVTISYVLNELTVPARTALIDAAAAAGQAVVVVEAGTPGGYARIIEARDRLTAAGLTVAAPCPHSGACPIEPGTDWCHFSARVSRSSLHRKVKGGSLAYEDEKFSYVVATRFTPLPVAARVVRRPQIRKGQVLLDLCTRDEGLRRDTVTKRHGALYRAARDTDWGDAWPPPEDAA is encoded by the coding sequence GTGATCGCCACCCTCCCCACCGCGGACGCCCTGCGCGCGGCCCTCGCCGGACTCCTGGACGGGCTGCCGCCCAAGCAGGCCGGCCAGGCCGTCGACCGGCTCATCGCCCACTACCGGGGCACCATCCCCACCGACGCCCCGGTGCTCCGCGACCGCTCGGACGTGGCCGCGTACGCGGCGTACCGGATGCCCGCCACCTTCGAGGCGGTACGGTCCGCCCTCGGCGCGCTCCGCGAGGCCGCCCCCGACTGGGCGCCCGCCACGCACACCGACGTCGGCGGCGGCACCGGGGCGGCGAGCTGGGCCGTCGCGGGGGAGTGGGAGGGCCACCGCACCACCGTCCTGGACTGGGCCGAGCCCGCGCTCGCCCTCGGCCGCGAACTGGCCGCCGCCTCCGGAGCGTCCGCCCTTCGCACCGCCGACTGGCGGCGGGCCCGCATCGGCGAGGACCTCGACCTCGCCCCGGCGGACCTGGTCACGATCTCCTACGTGCTCAACGAGCTGACCGTCCCCGCCCGCACCGCCCTCATCGACGCCGCCGCCGCGGCCGGCCAGGCCGTCGTGGTCGTCGAGGCCGGCACCCCCGGCGGCTACGCCCGGATCATCGAGGCCCGCGACCGGCTGACCGCCGCCGGGCTCACCGTCGCCGCGCCCTGCCCGCACAGCGGCGCCTGCCCCATCGAGCCGGGCACCGACTGGTGCCACTTCTCGGCCCGGGTCAGCCGCTCCTCGCTGCACCGGAAGGTGAAGGGCGGCTCACTGGCGTACGAGGACGAGAAGTTCAGCTACGTCGTCGCCACCCGGTTCACGCCCCTGCCCGTGGCCGCCCGGGTCGTCCGCAGGCCCCAGATCCGCAAGGGGCAGGTGCTCCTCGACCTCTGCACCCGCGACGAGGGCCTGCGGCGCGACACGGTCACCAAGCGGCACGGCGCCCTGTACCGCGCCGCCCGGGACACCGACTGGGGCGACGCCTGGCCGCCCCCGGAGGACGCGGCCTAG
- a CDS encoding bifunctional DNA primase/polymerase: MGADFGRNRGSESKISQWLRRRPKPQQREVDDSAREALLLAVAEAGMPIAPAAHPVGYRCSCERIGCPTPARHPLSFAWQTQSTTDRAQIERWARSQPQANFITATGMIHDVLDVPLAAGEQALERLLAAGVEVGPVARSGDDRMLFFTATRGTPEDEDEWWPCELDCHPETMDEHPGLRWHCRGSYVLLPPAQLPGELDVAWLRGPEHPLPDPLTLLETLTDACARFVGSEGQSEVDHESVAWPLRR; encoded by the coding sequence ATGGGCGCCGATTTCGGCCGTAATCGCGGCTCAGAGAGCAAGATTTCCCAGTGGCTGCGGCGACGACCCAAACCGCAGCAGCGCGAGGTCGACGACTCCGCACGGGAGGCGCTGCTCCTGGCTGTCGCCGAGGCCGGAATGCCGATCGCACCCGCCGCCCACCCGGTCGGCTACCGATGTTCGTGCGAGCGCATCGGCTGTCCCACCCCGGCCCGCCATCCGCTCTCCTTCGCCTGGCAGACGCAGTCCACCACCGACCGCGCCCAGATCGAGCGCTGGGCCCGCAGCCAGCCGCAGGCCAACTTCATCACCGCGACCGGCATGATCCACGACGTCCTCGACGTCCCGCTGGCGGCCGGTGAGCAGGCCCTGGAGCGGCTCCTCGCCGCCGGGGTCGAGGTGGGGCCCGTGGCCCGCTCCGGCGACGACCGGATGCTGTTCTTCACCGCGACGCGCGGCACCCCGGAGGACGAGGACGAGTGGTGGCCGTGCGAGCTGGACTGCCACCCCGAGACGATGGACGAGCACCCGGGCCTGCGCTGGCACTGCCGGGGCAGCTACGTCCTGCTCCCCCCGGCCCAGCTCCCCGGTGAGCTGGACGTCGCCTGGCTGCGCGGCCCCGAGCACCCGCTGCCCGACCCGCTGACGCTCCTGGAGACCCTGACGGACGCCTGCGCGCGGTTCGTCGGCTCCGAGGGCCAGAGCGAGGTCGACCACGAATCGGTGGCCTGGCCGCTGCGCCGGTAG
- a CDS encoding heme/hemin ABC transporter substrate-binding protein, protein MRFPQDFAPLGRGARRRTRSTLATALALASAVLLAGCGGTDAPAAKSAASGASSAADADLIEPLTGTAAPELPVTVDSADGKRTTITSADRIVPLTGSLNEIVFTLGLGKRVVARDITATFEQAEKLPVVTRAHDVSAESVLSLKPTVVLADTTTGPAEAIGQIRDAGIPLVVVEPAKDLSDVGRRIGTVAAALGVPKAGETLKKRTQDRIDAVRESVPAPADGNEKPRVAFLYLRGSASVYLLGGRDSGASSLLEAAGAVDAGKASGLKKDFTAITSEALAKAAPDAILVMTKGLESVGGIDGLVKIPGVAETPAGMDRRIVSIDDGVLLNYGPRTDRVLSELVEQLYPESGADQ, encoded by the coding sequence GTGCGCTTCCCGCAGGACTTCGCCCCACTGGGCCGTGGCGCACGGCGGCGTACGCGCAGCACCCTGGCGACCGCCCTCGCGCTCGCCTCGGCCGTCCTTCTGGCCGGCTGCGGCGGTACGGACGCGCCCGCGGCGAAGTCCGCCGCCTCCGGGGCCTCCTCGGCGGCGGACGCGGACCTGATCGAACCGCTCACCGGCACCGCCGCGCCGGAGCTCCCGGTCACCGTGGACTCCGCGGACGGCAAGCGGACCACCATCACCTCGGCGGACCGGATCGTGCCGCTCACCGGCAGCCTGAACGAGATCGTGTTCACGCTCGGGCTCGGCAAGCGGGTCGTGGCCCGTGACATCACCGCCACCTTCGAACAGGCCGAGAAGCTGCCCGTGGTGACCCGGGCCCACGACGTCTCGGCGGAGAGCGTGCTGTCGTTGAAGCCGACCGTGGTCCTCGCGGACACCACGACCGGCCCGGCGGAGGCGATCGGTCAGATCCGCGACGCCGGGATTCCGCTCGTGGTGGTCGAGCCCGCGAAGGACCTGTCCGACGTGGGCCGCCGGATCGGGACCGTGGCCGCCGCGCTCGGCGTGCCGAAGGCCGGGGAGACGCTGAAGAAGCGGACGCAGGACCGGATCGACGCCGTACGCGAGTCGGTGCCCGCACCCGCCGACGGGAACGAGAAGCCGCGCGTCGCCTTCCTCTATCTGCGCGGCTCCGCGTCCGTCTATCTGCTGGGCGGCCGGGACTCCGGGGCGAGTTCGCTGCTGGAGGCGGCGGGCGCGGTGGACGCGGGCAAGGCGTCCGGGCTGAAGAAGGACTTCACCGCCATCACCAGCGAGGCCCTGGCCAAGGCCGCCCCCGACGCGATCCTCGTCATGACGAAGGGGCTCGAATCGGTCGGCGGGATCGACGGCCTGGTGAAGATCCCGGGCGTCGCGGAGACCCCGGCCGGGATGGACCGGCGGATCGTGTCGATCGACGACGGGGTGCTGCTGAACTACGGCCCGCGCACCGACCGCGTCCTCAGCGAACTGGTCGAGCAGCTCTACCCGGAGAGCGGTGCGGACCAGTGA
- the efeO gene encoding iron uptake system protein EfeO, producing MRAVRFSVVTAAATAAALTAVTGCAEKSDGKGDGAVQVVAKDDSCEVSKKELPAGHIELAVQNKGSKVTEVYVLFPDDRIVAERENIGPGTKATITAEIKAGSYEIACKPGMKGHGIRQKIEVSGGKAAKRSPEMDTAVAAYRTYVQAQADETLPKVKVFTDAVAAGDIEAAKKAYANSRIGWERTEPVAESFGDIDPKVDVRADGLEDGQKWTGWHRLEKALWQDKKLGAEEKALAPVLYKDLTDWQKRVGTADITPTSMANGAKELLDEVATGKVTGEEERYSHTDLVDFKANVEGAEQSYNLLKPIASKNDAALTTTLDKRFAELNKLLEQYREDPSSYDFTSYEKVGKADRKELSDAVNALAEPLSKLAAAVTK from the coding sequence ATGCGAGCCGTTCGTTTCTCCGTCGTCACTGCCGCCGCCACCGCGGCCGCTCTGACCGCCGTCACGGGCTGCGCCGAGAAGAGCGACGGCAAGGGCGACGGAGCCGTCCAGGTCGTCGCCAAGGACGACTCCTGCGAGGTCTCGAAGAAGGAGCTCCCGGCCGGCCACATCGAGCTGGCCGTGCAGAACAAGGGCTCCAAGGTCACCGAGGTCTACGTCCTCTTCCCGGACGATCGCATCGTCGCCGAGCGCGAGAACATCGGCCCCGGCACCAAGGCCACCATCACCGCCGAGATCAAGGCCGGTTCGTACGAGATCGCCTGCAAGCCCGGCATGAAGGGCCACGGCATCCGGCAGAAGATCGAGGTCAGCGGCGGCAAGGCGGCCAAGCGGAGCCCCGAGATGGACACGGCCGTCGCCGCGTACCGCACCTATGTGCAGGCGCAGGCCGACGAGACCCTGCCGAAGGTCAAGGTCTTCACCGACGCCGTCGCCGCCGGGGACATCGAGGCCGCGAAGAAGGCGTACGCCAACTCCCGTATCGGCTGGGAGCGCACCGAGCCGGTCGCGGAGTCCTTCGGCGACATCGACCCGAAGGTAGACGTGCGGGCGGACGGCCTCGAGGACGGCCAGAAGTGGACCGGCTGGCACCGCCTGGAGAAGGCGCTGTGGCAGGACAAGAAGCTCGGCGCCGAGGAGAAGGCCCTCGCGCCGGTCCTCTACAAGGACCTGACCGACTGGCAGAAGCGCGTCGGCACCGCCGACATCACCCCGACCTCGATGGCCAACGGCGCCAAGGAACTCCTCGACGAGGTCGCCACCGGCAAGGTCACCGGTGAGGAGGAGCGCTACAGCCACACCGACCTGGTCGACTTCAAGGCCAACGTCGAGGGCGCCGAGCAGTCCTACAACCTCCTGAAGCCGATCGCGTCGAAGAACGACGCCGCGCTCACCACCACCCTGGACAAGCGGTTCGCCGAGCTGAACAAACTGCTTGAGCAGTACCGCGAGGACCCCTCCTCGTACGACTTCACCTCCTACGAGAAGGTCGGCAAGGCGGACCGCAAGGAGCTGTCGGACGCGGTCAACGCGCTGGCGGAGCCGCTGTCCAAGCTGGCCGCCGCGGTCACGAAGTAA
- the efeB gene encoding iron uptake transporter deferrochelatase/peroxidase subunit, with amino-acid sequence MSDETRETPAGGTAPSRRALLGWGGAGLALGAAAAGVAVAAARSGDDDPATAADSGAAVPFHGAHQAGIATAVQDRLHFAAFDVTTKDRAELVALLKEWTRAAERMTAGHAVGDGAYGGLPEAPPDDTGEALGLKPSRLTLTIGFGPSLFAKNRFGLEGRRPEALVDLPKFPGDNLDKARSGGDLCVQACADDPQVAVHAIRNLARIGMGRAAIRWSQLGFGKTSSTTPDAQTPRNMLGFKDGTRNISGTDTAALGKHVWAGEGDGPGWMTGGSYLVARRIRMHIETWDRTSLQEQEDVFGRDKGEGAPVGRSKERDEPFLKAMLPTAHVRLAHPDSNGGATILRRGYSFTDGTDGLGRLDAGLFFLAYQRDTRKAFVPLQRRLAAHDALNEYIQHVGSAHFAVPPGVRDKDDWWGRALFS; translated from the coding sequence ATGAGCGACGAGACCCGCGAGACACCCGCCGGCGGCACCGCCCCGTCGCGCCGCGCCCTGCTGGGCTGGGGCGGTGCGGGGCTCGCGCTCGGCGCCGCCGCGGCCGGAGTGGCCGTCGCCGCGGCCCGCTCCGGTGACGACGACCCGGCGACGGCCGCGGACAGCGGCGCCGCGGTGCCCTTCCACGGCGCGCACCAGGCCGGGATCGCCACCGCGGTCCAGGACCGGCTGCACTTCGCCGCGTTCGACGTCACGACGAAGGACCGGGCCGAACTGGTCGCGCTGCTCAAGGAGTGGACCCGGGCGGCCGAGCGGATGACCGCCGGGCACGCGGTCGGCGACGGGGCGTACGGGGGTCTGCCCGAGGCGCCGCCGGACGACACGGGCGAGGCGCTGGGGCTGAAGCCGTCCCGGCTGACGCTGACCATCGGCTTCGGGCCCTCGCTGTTCGCGAAGAACCGGTTCGGTCTCGAAGGGCGGCGGCCCGAGGCGCTGGTGGACCTGCCGAAGTTCCCCGGTGACAACCTCGACAAGGCCCGCAGCGGCGGCGACCTGTGCGTCCAGGCGTGCGCGGACGACCCGCAGGTGGCCGTTCACGCCATCCGCAACCTCGCCAGGATCGGCATGGGCCGCGCCGCGATCCGCTGGTCGCAGCTGGGCTTCGGCAAGACGTCCTCGACCACGCCGGACGCCCAGACCCCGCGCAACATGCTCGGCTTCAAGGACGGCACCCGGAACATCTCCGGCACCGACACGGCCGCCCTCGGCAAGCACGTGTGGGCCGGGGAGGGGGACGGGCCCGGCTGGATGACCGGCGGCTCGTACCTGGTGGCCCGGCGCATCCGGATGCACATCGAGACCTGGGACCGCACCTCGCTCCAGGAGCAGGAGGACGTCTTCGGCCGCGACAAGGGCGAGGGCGCGCCGGTCGGCAGGTCCAAGGAGCGCGACGAGCCGTTCCTGAAGGCGATGCTGCCGACCGCGCATGTGCGCCTCGCCCACCCGGACAGCAACGGCGGGGCGACGATCCTGCGCCGGGGCTACTCCTTCACGGACGGCACCGACGGCCTCGGCCGGCTCGACGCGGGGCTGTTCTTCCTGGCCTATCAACGCGACACCCGCAAGGCGTTCGTTCCTCTGCAACGGCGCCTGGCGGCACACGACGCACTCAACGAGTACATCCAGCACGTGGGTTCGGCGCATTTCGCCGTCCCGCCGGGCGTCCGCGACAAGGACGACTGGTGGGGCCGGGCGCTGTTCTCGTAA
- a CDS encoding HtaA domain-containing protein: protein MPPFRPAHALAVALLAVLLGALLPATAAQAASRTVQGGRLDWGIKSSFRSYVTGPIAQGSWGLTGGAATVGGSQFRFHSATGSYDPATGAFRAGFSGGVRFTGHKKSDGSYELDLSISRPTVRIQGGSGTLYADMTSKERGSGRVTTAAQVPLATLGLSGIDMRGGTTPVALTNIPATLTAQGAKSFAGYYTAGTPLDPVGLSVDTKGPAAQPSKSPAWPDKSAEPKKKSTAGRFEDAAVDWGVRRTFREYVTGSIGQGKWTLADGAQDGGALFRFPKGKGTYDPEGQTLTAAFAGSVRFTAHDGLDLKLSRFAVAVKSGKGTLSADVLSDGKAAESVPLVTFAAKDFAPEKGLAVLTEAPATLTADGAKVFGSLYKAGTAMDPVSLAVATDAKAQLPALPDLGSDASASPEPTGSPAAKTATVPTAAAKDDDSRTGLYLTLGGAGLLAAAAVTVLVFVRRNRATPDASS, encoded by the coding sequence ATGCCACCGTTCAGACCTGCCCACGCTCTCGCCGTCGCGCTGCTCGCGGTCCTGCTGGGTGCTCTGCTCCCGGCCACCGCCGCGCAAGCGGCGAGCCGCACGGTGCAGGGCGGACGGCTGGACTGGGGCATCAAGTCCTCGTTCCGGAGCTATGTCACCGGGCCGATCGCCCAGGGGAGTTGGGGGCTGACCGGCGGAGCCGCCACGGTCGGCGGCAGCCAGTTCCGCTTCCACTCCGCGACCGGCTCCTACGACCCGGCGACCGGCGCCTTCAGGGCCGGCTTCTCGGGCGGCGTCCGCTTCACCGGCCACAAGAAGTCCGACGGCTCCTACGAGCTGGACCTCTCCATCAGCCGCCCCACCGTCCGCATCCAGGGCGGCAGCGGCACCCTGTACGCGGACATGACCAGCAAGGAGCGCGGCAGCGGGCGCGTCACCACCGCCGCCCAGGTCCCGCTGGCCACGCTGGGCCTGTCCGGGATCGATATGCGGGGCGGTACCACCCCCGTCGCCCTGACCAACATCCCGGCCACGCTCACCGCGCAGGGCGCCAAGTCCTTCGCCGGCTACTACACGGCCGGCACGCCCCTGGACCCGGTCGGCCTCTCCGTGGACACCAAGGGCCCGGCCGCGCAGCCCTCCAAGTCCCCGGCGTGGCCGGACAAGAGCGCAGAGCCGAAGAAGAAGTCCACGGCGGGCCGCTTCGAGGACGCCGCCGTCGACTGGGGCGTGCGCCGCACCTTCCGCGAGTACGTCACCGGCTCGATCGGCCAGGGCAAGTGGACCCTCGCCGACGGTGCCCAGGACGGCGGCGCGCTCTTCCGCTTCCCGAAGGGCAAGGGCACGTACGACCCCGAGGGGCAGACCCTGACGGCCGCCTTCGCGGGCAGCGTCCGCTTCACCGCGCACGACGGCCTCGACCTCAAGCTGTCCCGGTTCGCGGTCGCCGTGAAGTCCGGCAAGGGCACGCTGAGCGCCGACGTCCTGAGCGACGGCAAGGCCGCGGAGTCCGTCCCGCTCGTCACCTTCGCGGCCAAGGACTTCGCCCCGGAGAAGGGCCTCGCGGTCCTCACCGAGGCCCCCGCCACCCTGACCGCCGACGGCGCGAAGGTCTTCGGTTCGCTCTACAAGGCGGGCACCGCGATGGACCCGGTCTCGCTCGCCGTGGCCACCGACGCGAAGGCCCAACTCCCCGCCCTGCCCGACCTGGGCAGCGACGCGTCCGCCTCGCCCGAGCCGACCGGCAGCCCGGCGGCGAAGACGGCCACCGTCCCCACGGCCGCCGCGAAGGACGACGACTCCCGCACCGGGCTCTACCTGACCCTCGGCGGCGCCGGACTGCTCGCCGCGGCGGCGGTCACCGTGCTGGTGTTCGTACGCCGCAACCGGGCGACGCCGGACGCCTCCTCCTGA
- the ddaH gene encoding dimethylargininase produces the protein MPREATPRHFLMCAPAHFKVTYSINPWMDPSKPVDLPLAQTQWEDLRDRYRALGHTVDLLEPHPGLPDMVFAANGATVIDGRVLGARFAYQERFEEAAAHRDWFLGHGFTEFHEPDHVNEGEGDFAVTASYVLAGRGFRSSPLSHAEAQEFFGRPVIGLDLVDPRYYHLDTALCVLDDAADEVMYYPPAFSPGSRAVLARLFPDALIAGDADAAALGLNAVSDGLHVLLPQAATGLFDPLRARGFDPVPMDLSELLKGGGSVKCCTQELRGREANG, from the coding sequence ATGCCTCGTGAAGCCACACCCCGGCACTTTCTGATGTGTGCCCCTGCCCACTTCAAGGTGACGTATTCCATCAATCCGTGGATGGATCCCAGCAAGCCGGTCGATCTGCCGCTGGCGCAGACCCAGTGGGAGGACCTGCGCGACCGCTACCGGGCCCTCGGCCACACCGTCGACCTGCTGGAGCCGCACCCCGGTCTGCCGGACATGGTCTTCGCGGCGAACGGGGCCACGGTGATCGACGGCCGGGTGCTGGGCGCCCGCTTCGCCTACCAGGAACGGTTCGAGGAGGCGGCCGCCCACCGCGACTGGTTCCTCGGCCACGGCTTCACCGAGTTCCACGAGCCGGACCACGTCAACGAGGGCGAGGGCGACTTCGCGGTGACCGCCTCCTATGTGCTGGCGGGCCGGGGCTTCCGGTCGTCACCGCTCTCGCACGCGGAGGCGCAGGAGTTCTTCGGGCGCCCCGTGATCGGCCTCGACCTGGTGGACCCGCGCTACTACCACCTGGACACGGCCCTGTGCGTGCTGGACGACGCGGCCGACGAGGTCATGTACTACCCGCCCGCCTTCTCGCCGGGCAGCCGGGCGGTCCTGGCGCGGCTCTTCCCGGACGCGCTGATCGCCGGGGACGCGGACGCGGCGGCGCTCGGTCTGAACGCGGTGAGCGACGGGCTGCACGTCCTGCTGCCGCAGGCCGCGACGGGGCTGTTCGACCCGCTCCGGGCGCGCGGCTTCGATCCGGTGCCGATGGACCTGAGCGAGCTGCTGAAGGGCGGCGGCAGCGTGAAGTGCTGTACGCAGGAGCTGCGCGGCCGGGAGGCGAATGGCTAG
- a CDS encoding FecCD family ABC transporter permease, giving the protein MPTKAAGPEAPAALPRARRSTAFTLTAGLVAALVVGCLLSAGLGAYSIPLGDVLASVQHRIGLGGHALDRVGESVLWNVRLPRVVLALLVGASLGCAGALMQGVFGNPLAEPGVIGISAGAAVGAVASIALGLSFFGNWTITVCAFAAGLLTVLLVYALSRSGGRTEVVTLILTGIAVNAFAGALIGLFIFFADNAQITQITFWQLGSLAQATWPKVLAVLPCAALGLLIAPFYARKLDLLALGERPARHLGVDVERLRLVLVLVVALLTAAAVAVAGIISFVGLLVPHLLRMANGPGHRFLVPGSALGGALVLVAGDLAARTVADPAELPLGVLTALFGSPFFFWLLRRTRRKQGGWA; this is encoded by the coding sequence ATCCCCACCAAGGCTGCCGGGCCCGAGGCTCCAGCGGCCCTGCCCCGGGCCCGGCGCTCCACCGCTTTCACGCTCACCGCCGGACTCGTCGCCGCCCTGGTCGTGGGCTGCCTGCTGTCCGCCGGACTCGGCGCGTACAGCATTCCGCTCGGTGACGTGCTGGCCTCCGTGCAGCACCGGATCGGGCTGGGCGGGCACGCCCTGGACCGGGTCGGCGAGAGCGTCCTGTGGAACGTACGGCTGCCGAGGGTCGTCCTCGCCCTGCTCGTCGGCGCATCGCTGGGCTGCGCGGGCGCCCTGATGCAGGGCGTGTTCGGCAATCCGCTCGCCGAGCCCGGCGTCATCGGGATCTCGGCCGGTGCGGCGGTCGGCGCGGTCGCCTCGATCGCGCTCGGACTGAGCTTCTTCGGCAACTGGACGATCACCGTCTGCGCGTTCGCCGCCGGTCTGCTGACCGTGCTCCTCGTCTACGCGCTGTCGCGGTCGGGCGGGCGGACCGAGGTGGTGACGCTGATTCTCACCGGCATCGCGGTCAACGCCTTCGCGGGCGCGCTCATCGGCCTGTTCATCTTCTTCGCGGACAACGCGCAGATCACCCAGATCACCTTCTGGCAGCTCGGCTCGCTGGCCCAGGCGACCTGGCCCAAAGTGCTGGCCGTCCTGCCGTGCGCGGCGCTGGGGCTGCTGATCGCCCCGTTCTACGCGCGGAAGCTGGACCTCCTCGCGCTCGGCGAACGGCCCGCCCGGCACCTGGGCGTGGACGTGGAGCGGCTGCGGCTGGTACTCGTGCTGGTCGTGGCGCTGCTGACGGCGGCGGCCGTGGCGGTCGCGGGGATCATCTCGTTCGTCGGGCTGCTCGTCCCGCACCTGCTGCGCATGGCGAACGGGCCCGGGCACCGCTTCCTGGTGCCGGGCAGCGCCCTCGGCGGCGCGCTGGTGCTGGTCGCGGGCGATCTCGCGGCCAGGACCGTCGCGGACCCGGCGGAGCTGCCGCTCGGGGTGCTGACCGCGCTCTTCGGCAGCCCGTTCTTCTTCTGGCTGCTGCGCAGGACCCGTCGCAAGCAGGGTGGCTGGGCATGA